GGCAAAAACTGGAATAATCTCCTCTACAGAGTCTTTTAATCGAATAATATATCTGTAATAATTGCTTTCAGAATCAGGAGTTTGAGGAGAGGGCATATCTTTCACGATAAGATTATTTTTGCAGGAACTTATAATTTGTTGATAACCTAATGCAATCTTTTTTCTTCGATCAATAAACGTTGAGATCTTTTTTAGCTGGGAAACCCCTAATGCTGCAGCAATATCAGTCATCTGATAATTATACCTTACTTTATAATCATCTCTGCAGTCATATGTTATTAAATCTCGTATATAATCAATATATTTCTTATGTTTTGACGCAACCATGCCTCCTTGTCCGGTAGTTATAGTTTTTGTTGCATAAAATGAGAATATGCTTATATCACCAAAACTCCCCAGTTTTTTTCCATGAGCTGTTGCCCCTAACACTTGTGCGCAATCTTCAATAATGGGAATTCCTAATTTCTTAAATGGTTCAATATTAAAAACAATCCCCACCATATAAGGGATTATGATCGCTTTTGTTCTTTTAGTTATGTTCTTCTTTGTTGCTTCAAAAGATAAACTATAAGTCTCAAGAGAAATATCTACAATAACAGGAATTGCGCCGGTATAGTAAATTGCATTGAGTAATGCAGTGCAGACATAGGTTGGTACAATAACTTCATCATCTTTCTTTACTCCGAGGGCAAGCAATGCAAGATGCAGTGCAGAAGCGCCTGAATTAACAGCTACTGTATACGGTACTTGTATATATTCCGCAAATGCTTGTTCAAAAGCTTTCACACAAGGGCCTTGTGCAATATACTTTGAGCGTAATACTTCAGCTATCGCTTTTTCATCCTCTTCATCCAAATATGGTTTATTATGGCGGGTAATCTGACTCTTTACCATGCAGTCCAACCTCCATCTACCATAATATTCGCCCCGGTAATATAGCTTGAGGCATCTGACGATAAAAAGATAGTGATCCCTTTGAGTTCATCGCTTCTCCCAATCCTTCCTAAAGGAATTTTCTTATTAAGATGGGTAATAAAATTTTTATTTTTCTGGACATCTTCATCAGGAAACGCCCCTGGGCTGATAGCATTAACTCTTATTTTTTTTGTTCCTAAATGACAGGCTGCATATTTCGTGAATTGGATTATCGCAGCTTTGCCAGCTCCATAATTCGGTGGATTATTAAAACCTGAATCACCATAAATATTTGGATCAGGAGAAACAACGCCATAGATTGAAGCAATGTTAATAATCGATCCACCTTTATTTCTGTTCATATGGGGAATAACTGCTTGTATGCATTTAAAGACACCATTGATAGTTCCATTAATTCCATCAGTCCAGTTTTCTTCTGAAATGTCTTCAATGGTTCCGCCTTTCCCAAAACAAGCGTTATTGATGAGAACATCAATCTTGCCATGTTTTTGTGTAATGTTTTTAAAACAAGCGTTGATAGAGTTCGAAGAATTAATATCTAGTTCTAACGCTTGAGTAGTTTTCAAATTAAATTTTAGGTTTATTTCTTCTGCAACCATTTGGCACTTTTCAAGATTATTTCCTGCTATAAATACTATTGCATTTGCCTCTGCCAAACCTTCAGAGATGCTTTTTCCAAGATGTCCAGCGCCTCCGGTAACTACAATGATTTTGTTGGATAGATCGAATAAATTATGTGCAGCCATGTTAAGTCTTGCTCTCCCATAAACTTGGGTTAATTAATTTTTCAGGGACATTGTTAAAGGTATTAAGAATTTCTTTATTAATTTTTTCAGGGAGAGGTTCTGTTTGAAGAAGAGAAACAGTTTCTTCAATCTGTTGAGCATTCTCAGCTCCAATGACTAAGCTGGTTATTTCAGGAATATCCCTGACAAAAGTGAAGGCAAGCTGAGGAACAGAAAGTCCAATCTTGTGGGCTATCTGATGTATACGCTTAAGGTGATCACGGGCAAACTCAAGGTGGGGTGGAAGTTTCTTATAATCTAAAAAAAATAACCCTTGAAGAAAAATGCTTCTCGCAAAAACAAGAATTCGTTTTTGGTGCAGCTTATGCAGTAAACCATTCTTAATTAAACGAGTATCCAATAAATTAATAGGCAATTGTATAACTTCAAAAATGTCAGTGTTTAAAAAAGTCGTTACTTCGTCAGGATGATAGATTGAAACACCTATTTTACCAACCAATCCTTCTTCTTTTAATCTTAATAAACTAGAGATGACTTTAGGATTGTTCATGTTTGAAGCATCATGCAATAAACATATGGAGATTTTACTGAGCTGCAATTTACGCGCAGATGAGAGGACTTGTGATTTCATAAATTCATAGGCTTGTTCCTGTTCAAGAGTATGTATTTGTTCTAAATCAGATATTTTGGTAACGATTGTTGGCAGCTCTTTTTGATGAAGCTTAGAAAAAAAAGATCCTAATCTCTTTTCAGCTTCACCATATATTGGTGCAGTATCAATAACTGTTATTCCTAATGCTGTGGCAGTTTGTAAAATACTATAAGCCTCTTTTAAACAAAGGTTCCCCCTAGTATTT
This genomic interval from Candidatus Woesearchaeota archaeon contains the following:
- a CDS encoding SDR family oxidoreductase encodes the protein MAAHNLFDLSNKIIVVTGGAGHLGKSISEGLAEANAIVFIAGNNLEKCQMVAEEINLKFNLKTTQALELDINSSNSINACFKNITQKHGKIDVLINNACFGKGGTIEDISEENWTDGINGTINGVFKCIQAVIPHMNRNKGGSIINIASIYGVVSPDPNIYGDSGFNNPPNYGAGKAAIIQFTKYAACHLGTKKIRVNAISPGAFPDEDVQKNKNFITHLNKKIPLGRIGRSDELKGITIFLSSDASSYITGANIMVDGGWTAW
- a CDS encoding DegT/DnrJ/EryC1/StrS aminotransferase family protein, with translation MVKSQITRHNKPYLDEEDEKAIAEVLRSKYIAQGPCVKAFEQAFAEYIQVPYTVAVNSGASALHLALLALGVKKDDEVIVPTYVCTALLNAIYYTGAIPVIVDISLETYSLSFEATKKNITKRTKAIIIPYMVGIVFNIEPFKKLGIPIIEDCAQVLGATAHGKKLGSFGDISIFSFYATKTITTGQGGMVASKHKKYIDYIRDLITYDCRDDYKVRYNYQMTDIAAALGVSQLKKISTFIDRRKKIALGYQQIISSCKNNLIVKDMPSPQTPDSESNYYRYIIRLKDSVEEIIPVFAKHGVEVKNFSDRYCFLHRYLKKDQKEYPNAEQIYDRLLSLPLYPALGDDEIILIQTALKKVLKNL